One Xenopus tropicalis strain Nigerian chromosome 8, UCB_Xtro_10.0, whole genome shotgun sequence genomic window carries:
- the LOC108644839 gene encoding vomeronasal type-2 receptor 26 yields MLLTEDVIGYSLAGDITLGGLFSVHVDTNHPVINFKENPQTLQCNRFHLRYYRFFLAMVYTIMEINASDDLLPNITLGFKLYDSCYNEVSYGSIHPSLSDKIEFPSFLRTSHNANYEVFALVQLLKYFNWTWVGIISSDTDLGRSGAQLVSREIENNGGCIAFNEILPIVNFMESVYHIIDVIQKSRATAIIAYCTIESFIPLIEEASIHNITDKVWLGTTLWSISSDFPKNEIQTTLNGSLGIATRHGNIPGFREFLYRLHPSMSLDDLLLLYYIKHIKFSYTAGEQIYFDENGDVPLYLDILNWQMFPNGSNQYVDIGSFDAQAPKGQQLKIHDNKILWNVGYDQIPVSVCSDPCPRGHRRATIQGQKICCFDCLPCSEGEILNPKDNSKCLKCPEDQWPDSMKEKCLPKPIQFLSYDEPLGSSLACISVFFCLITFSAFCLFIAKRKTPIVKANNRELSYLLLISLMFGFLCSLAFIGRPNLKTCMIRQVLFAVIFSFCISVILAKTVTVIMIFSATNPDSKLKRLVAMRIPVYIVPVCTMVQIILCIVWLARAAPFAEFNMAAEIGIIVIECNEGSRVLFACVLGYMGLLAAISLLVACLARKLPDTFNETKFITFSMLVFASVWLTFIPAYLSTKGKQTVAVEIFAILSSMAGLLVCIFIPKCYIILLHPEMNSKQYITGRNTRNRGT; encoded by the exons ATGCTGCTTACTGAAGATGTGATTGGTTATTCCCTGGCTGGAGATATCACATTAGGGGGGCTATTTTCAGTCCATGTGGATACAAATCACCCTGTGATTAACTTTAAGGAAAATCCACAGACTCTTCAGTGCAACAG ATTCCATCTCAGATATTACCGCTTCTTCCTTGCGATGGTATACACTATAATGGAGATTAATGCCTCTGATGATCTTCTGCCCAATATAACTCTGGGCTTCAAACTCTATGATTCGTGCTACAATGAG GTTAGTTATGGTTCAATTCACCCTTCATTGAGTGATAAAATAGAATTCCCGTCCTTCCTCAGAACCAGCCATAATGCCAACTATGAGGTTTTTGCACTTGTTCAATTGTTGAAGTACTTTAACTGGACCTGGGTGGGTATCATATCCTCCGACACTGACTTGGGAAGATCAGGGGCTCAGCTGGTGAGTCGAGAGATTGAGAATAATGGCGGCTGTATTGCATTTAATGAGATACTTCCCATAGTCAACTTTATGGAGTCCGTCTACCATATCATTGATGTCATCCAAAAATCCAGAGCAACAGCGATCATTGCGTATTGCACTATAGAAAGCTTTATACCATTAATTGAGGAGGCATCAATTCATAATATCACTGACAAAGTGTGGCTGGGCACTACCCTTTGGTCCATATCATCTGACTttccaaaaaatgaaattcaaaCTACCTTAAATGGAAGTCTTGGAATAGCGACTCGACATGGGAATATTCCAGGATTTAGGGAGTTTCTTTATCGTCTTCACCCTTCCATGTCTTTGGATGATCTTTTA CTGCTTTATTACATAAAACACATTAAGTTTAGCTACACGGCAGGAGAGCAGATATattttgatgagaatggggacGTTCCTCTCTATCTGGACATCTTGAATTGGCAGATGTTCCCTAATGGAAGCAACCAGTATGTCGACATTGGAAGTTTTGATGCCCAAGCTCCAAAAGGCCAACAACTCAAGATACACGACAACAAGATTTTATGGAATGTTGGATATGACCAA ATCCCTGTGTCAGTGTGCAGTGACCCTTGCCCAAGAGGCCACAGAAGAGCCACCATTCAAGGACAAAAGATCTGTTGCTTTGATTGTCTGCCGTGTTCTGAAGGAGAGATTCTCAACCCAAAAG ATAACAGTAAATGTCTAAAGTGCCCAGAAGACCAATGGCCTGACAGCATGAAAGAGAAATGTCTTCCAAAACCTATTCAGTTCCTTTCTTATGATGAGCCGTTGGGTTCCTCGCTTGCCTGTATTTCAGTCTTTTTTTGTCTGATTACGTTTTCTGCCTTCTGCCTGTTCATAGCTAAACGGAAGACTCCCATAGTAAAAGCCAATAACAGAGAGCTCAGCTACCTACTTCTCATCTCCCTCATGTTTGGCTTCCTGTGTTCCTTGGCATTCATTGGCAGACCCAACCTGAAGACGTGCATGATACGCCAGGTCCTGTTTGCTGTTATTTTCTCATTTTGCATTTCAGTCATCCTAGCAAAGACTGTCACTGTCATCATGATATTTAGTGCCACAAACCCAGACAGTAAGCTGAAAAGATTGGTGGCAATGAGAATACCTGTTTATATTGTCCCTGTGTGTACAATGGTACAGATAATTCTATGCATTGTTTGGTTGGCCAGGGCAGCTCCATTTGCAGAATTCAATATGGCGGCAGAAATAGGGATAATAGTGATTGAGTGCAATGAAGGCTCTAGGGTGTTATTTGCATGTGTGCTGGGGTATATGGGGTTGTTAGCAGCTATTAGTCTATTGGTTGCCTGTTTGGCTAGGAAGCTCCCTGACACATTTAATGAGACCAAGTTcatcacattcagtatgttggtatTTGCCAGTGTTTGGCTGACATTTATACCCGCTTACCTCAGTACCAAGGGGAAACAGACGGTGGCAGTAGAAATCTTTGCTATACTATCTTCAATGGCTGGACTTCttgtttgcatttttatcccaaaatgttatataatattattgcaCCCGGAAATGAACAGCAAACAGTATATCACTGGAAGGAACACCAGGAACCGAGGGACATGA